From a region of the Sinorhizobium sp. B11 genome:
- a CDS encoding ComF family protein, with product MGTIEMKSEAVRIWAQFLRPFSTLADLVYPPACAACGVSTGGHRGLCAKCWSEVRFIERPYCEVLGLPFSHDLGAGILSAEAIANPPPFDRLRSAATLDHAVRTLVHGLKYRDRTDLAPMMAAWMLRASDGMVERCDAVIPVPLHRSRMVSRKFNQAAELARHLAGLAGKPLLPATLLRVKRTSQQVGLGLRAREDNVRGAFAVAAGRESDVFGKRIVLVDDVFTTGATVGAATRALRKAGASDITVLTFARAIAETI from the coding sequence ATGGGGACGATCGAGATGAAAAGTGAGGCGGTGCGGATATGGGCGCAGTTTCTGCGGCCGTTTTCGACGCTTGCCGATCTTGTCTATCCGCCGGCCTGCGCGGCTTGTGGTGTTTCGACAGGCGGTCACCGCGGGCTCTGTGCCAAATGCTGGTCCGAGGTCCGCTTCATCGAGCGCCCTTATTGCGAGGTTCTCGGCCTTCCCTTTTCTCATGATCTCGGCGCCGGCATCCTGAGTGCCGAAGCGATCGCCAATCCACCTCCCTTCGATCGACTGCGTTCAGCAGCCACCCTCGATCACGCCGTTCGAACCTTGGTCCATGGTCTGAAATACCGCGATCGTACGGATCTCGCACCGATGATGGCCGCCTGGATGCTGCGCGCCTCGGACGGCATGGTCGAACGCTGCGACGCCGTCATTCCGGTTCCCCTTCATCGCAGCCGCATGGTCTCGCGCAAATTCAACCAGGCCGCAGAGCTTGCCCGACATTTGGCGGGGCTTGCCGGAAAGCCGCTATTGCCGGCAACCCTCCTGCGTGTGAAGCGGACCAGCCAGCAGGTCGGTCTTGGCTTGCGGGCGCGCGAAGACAATGTCCGTGGCGCTTTTGCAGTTGCCGCGGGCAGGGAAAGCGATGTCTTCGGAAAACGCATCGTGCTTGTCGACGACGTCTTTACGACAGGAGCGACAGTTGGTGCGGCAACGCGCGCGCTGCGCAAGGCGGGGGCCTCCGATATAACGGTTTTGACCTTTGCAAGGGCTATCGCAGAAACTATATGA
- the argJ gene encoding bifunctional glutamate N-acetyltransferase/amino-acid acetyltransferase ArgJ, whose protein sequence is MSATVSPLAPKTFASLPALRGVRMATASAGIKYKNRTDVLMMVFDAPAAVAGVFTKSKCPSAPVDFCRTNLPHGTARAVVVNSGNANAFTGLKGRAATELTAKSAAAAVGCRENEIFLASTGVIGEPLDASKFAGVLDKMHADATGDFWFDAAKAIMTTDTYPKVATRTAEIGGVKVTINGIAKGAGMIAPDMATMLSFVVTDAAIDSPILQSLLSAGVEPSFNSMTVDSDTSTSDTLMLFATGAAAADGQARITSADDPQLGAFRSALNDLLKDLAIQVARDGEGATKMLEITVTGAESDAAAKTIALSIANSPLVKTAAAGEDANWGRIVMAVGKAGEMADRDRLAIWFGDVRVAVNGERDPSYSEDAASAVMKKQDIPVKVDIGLGSGKATVWTCDLTKEYVAINGDYRS, encoded by the coding sequence ATGTCCGCTACCGTTTCTCCACTTGCCCCGAAAACCTTTGCCTCGCTGCCCGCGCTTCGCGGCGTGCGCATGGCGACCGCTTCCGCCGGCATCAAGTACAAGAACCGGACGGATGTGCTGATGATGGTCTTTGATGCGCCGGCTGCCGTTGCCGGCGTTTTCACCAAGTCGAAGTGCCCTTCCGCTCCGGTTGATTTCTGCCGGACCAACCTGCCGCACGGGACGGCACGCGCCGTCGTCGTCAATTCCGGCAATGCCAACGCCTTTACCGGCCTGAAGGGCCGCGCCGCGACCGAGCTGACGGCAAAGTCCGCCGCTGCCGCCGTCGGCTGCCGCGAAAATGAAATCTTTCTCGCGTCGACCGGCGTCATCGGCGAACCGCTCGACGCCAGCAAATTTGCCGGTGTGCTCGACAAGATGCACGCCGATGCGACCGGCGATTTCTGGTTCGATGCCGCCAAGGCGATCATGACCACCGACACCTATCCGAAGGTCGCGACCCGCACGGCTGAAATTGGCGGTGTGAAGGTGACGATCAACGGTATCGCCAAGGGAGCCGGCATGATCGCGCCCGACATGGCGACCATGCTCTCCTTCGTTGTCACAGATGCTGCGATCGATTCCCCCATCCTGCAGTCGCTCTTGTCTGCCGGCGTCGAACCGAGCTTCAATTCCATGACGGTTGATAGCGACACCTCGACCTCGGACACGCTGATGCTGTTTGCGACAGGTGCAGCAGCGGCTGACGGACAGGCTCGGATCACAAGCGCGGACGATCCGCAGCTCGGCGCATTCCGTTCGGCGCTCAACGACCTTCTCAAGGACCTGGCAATCCAGGTTGCCCGCGACGGCGAGGGGGCGACGAAGATGCTCGAGATCACCGTCACCGGCGCCGAGAGCGATGCCGCCGCCAAGACGATCGCCCTTTCCATCGCCAATTCGCCGCTGGTCAAGACTGCTGCTGCCGGCGAAGATGCCAATTGGGGCCGGATCGTCATGGCTGTCGGCAAGGCCGGCGAAATGGCCGATCGTGACCGGCTCGCCATCTGGTTCGGTGATGTGCGTGTTGCCGTCAATGGTGAACGTGACCCCAGCTATTCCGAGGATGCTGCCTCGGCTGTCATGAAGAAGCAGGATATTCCTGTGAAGGTCGACATTGGCCTCGGCTCCGGCAAGGCCACGGTCTGGACCTGCGACCTCACCAAGGAATATGTTGCGATCAATGGCGACTACCGGAGCTGA
- the secA gene encoding preprotein translocase subunit SecA, protein MVSFGGIARKLFGSANDRRVRSFQPNVAAINSIEEKTKALTDEQLAAKTVEFRALLAEGKTLDDILIPAFAVVREASRRVLGMRPFDVQLVGGMILHSNAIAEMKTGEGKTLVATLPVYLNALAGKGVHVVTVNDYLAQRDAATMGRLYGFLGLTTGVIVHGLSDEERRDAYNCDITYATNNELGFDYLRDNMKYETNQMVQRGHNFAIVDEVDSILVDEARTPLIISGPLDDRSDLYNTIDTYIPLLTPEDYEIDEKQRSANFSEVGTEKLENLLKQAGLLKGASLYDIENVAIVHHINNALKAHKLFQRDKDYIVRNGEIVIIDEFTGRMMPGRRYSEGQHQALEAKEKVQIQPENQTLASITFQNYFRMYAKLAGMTGTAQTEAEEFGNIYNLDVLEVPTNLPIKRIDEDDEVYRTVEEKYKAIITEILDAHKRGQPVLVGTTSIEKSEFLAELMRKQGFTNFQVLNARYHEQEAYIVAQAGVPGAVTIATNMAGRGTDIQLGGNLDMRLEHELAEIEQGAERDAKVEAIREEIKALKEKALAAGGLYVIATERHESRRIDNQLRGRSGRQGDPGRSKFYLSLQDDLMRIFGSDRMDSMLQKLGLKDGEAIVHPWINKALERAQKKVEARNFDIRKNLLKYDDVLNDQRKVIFEQRVEMMEAPNISETVSDMRREVVDDLVTTHIPERAYAEQWDAAGLKTQVTNILNLDLPVEDWVKEEGIGEDDIRERLTEATNAAFNEKVERFGPDIMHYVERQVVMQTLDHLWREHIVNLDHLRSVIGFRGYAQRDPLQEYKSEAFELFQSLLNNLRQAVTAQLMRVELVQQAPPQPEPPLMQAHHLDPTTGEDEFASTTYQAEEVIVAPENRNPDDPQTWGKVGRNEACPCGSGKKYKHCHGAFEQV, encoded by the coding sequence ATGGTCAGCTTTGGCGGTATTGCCCGCAAGTTATTTGGCTCAGCCAACGATCGCCGCGTGCGGTCCTTCCAGCCGAACGTCGCCGCAATCAACTCTATTGAAGAGAAGACCAAGGCGCTGACGGACGAGCAGCTTGCCGCAAAGACGGTGGAGTTCCGCGCGCTCCTCGCAGAAGGCAAGACACTGGACGATATCCTGATCCCGGCCTTCGCGGTCGTTCGCGAGGCCTCGCGCCGCGTTCTCGGCATGCGACCTTTTGACGTACAGCTCGTCGGCGGCATGATCCTGCATTCCAATGCCATCGCCGAAATGAAGACCGGCGAAGGTAAAACGCTGGTCGCGACCTTGCCGGTCTATCTGAACGCACTCGCCGGCAAGGGCGTGCATGTCGTCACCGTCAACGACTACCTCGCTCAGCGCGACGCCGCGACCATGGGCCGTCTCTACGGCTTCCTCGGCCTGACAACGGGGGTCATCGTCCACGGCCTTTCCGACGAGGAGCGCCGTGACGCCTACAATTGCGACATCACCTACGCGACCAACAATGAACTCGGCTTCGATTATCTGCGCGATAACATGAAGTACGAGACGAACCAGATGGTCCAGCGCGGCCATAACTTCGCGATCGTCGACGAAGTGGACTCGATCCTGGTCGATGAAGCGCGCACGCCGCTCATCATTTCCGGCCCGCTCGACGACCGCTCCGACCTTTACAACACCATCGACACTTACATTCCGCTACTGACGCCGGAAGACTATGAGATCGATGAAAAGCAACGTTCGGCAAACTTCTCCGAAGTCGGCACCGAGAAGCTGGAAAACCTGCTGAAGCAGGCCGGCCTCCTGAAGGGCGCCTCGCTCTACGACATCGAAAACGTCGCGATCGTTCACCACATCAACAATGCGCTGAAGGCTCACAAGCTCTTCCAGCGCGACAAGGACTACATCGTCCGCAACGGCGAGATCGTCATCATCGACGAATTCACCGGCCGCATGATGCCGGGCCGCCGCTATTCGGAAGGCCAGCATCAGGCGCTGGAAGCCAAGGAAAAGGTGCAGATCCAGCCGGAAAACCAGACACTGGCTTCGATCACCTTCCAAAACTACTTCCGCATGTATGCCAAGCTTGCCGGCATGACCGGCACGGCCCAGACGGAAGCGGAAGAATTCGGCAACATCTACAATCTCGACGTTCTCGAGGTGCCGACCAACCTGCCGATCAAGCGTATCGACGAAGACGACGAGGTCTACCGGACCGTCGAGGAGAAGTACAAGGCGATCATCACCGAGATCCTGGACGCCCACAAGCGCGGCCAGCCGGTGCTTGTCGGTACGACCTCGATCGAAAAGTCGGAATTCCTGGCCGAGCTGATGCGCAAGCAGGGCTTCACGAACTTCCAGGTCCTGAACGCCCGCTATCATGAACAGGAAGCCTATATCGTCGCCCAGGCCGGCGTGCCGGGTGCGGTGACGATCGCCACCAACATGGCCGGCCGCGGTACCGACATCCAGCTCGGCGGCAACCTCGACATGCGTCTCGAGCATGAGCTCGCCGAAATCGAACAGGGCGCCGAACGCGACGCGAAAGTCGAGGCGATCCGCGAAGAAATCAAGGCGCTCAAGGAAAAGGCGCTTGCCGCCGGCGGTCTCTACGTTATCGCCACCGAGCGCCATGAAAGCCGCCGCATCGACAATCAGCTGCGAGGCCGTTCCGGCCGTCAGGGCGACCCCGGCCGTTCCAAGTTCTATCTTTCGCTTCAGGACGACCTGATGCGCATCTTCGGCTCCGACCGCATGGACAGCATGCTGCAGAAGCTGGGCCTCAAGGATGGCGAGGCGATCGTCCATCCCTGGATCAACAAGGCGCTGGAACGCGCCCAAAAGAAGGTCGAAGCCCGTAACTTCGACATCCGCAAGAACCTTCTGAAGTACGATGACGTTCTGAACGACCAGCGCAAGGTCATCTTCGAACAGCGCGTCGAGATGATGGAAGCGCCGAACATTTCCGAGACTGTGTCCGATATGCGCCGCGAAGTCGTCGACGATCTCGTGACTACCCATATCCCCGAGCGCGCCTATGCCGAACAGTGGGATGCCGCAGGCCTGAAGACACAGGTCACCAACATCCTCAATCTCGATCTGCCGGTCGAGGACTGGGTGAAGGAGGAAGGGATCGGCGAGGACGATATCCGCGAACGCCTGACGGAAGCCACCAACGCCGCCTTCAACGAGAAGGTCGAGCGTTTTGGCCCCGACATCATGCATTATGTCGAGCGTCAGGTCGTCATGCAGACGCTTGATCATCTGTGGCGCGAGCACATCGTCAATCTCGATCACCTGCGTTCGGTCATCGGCTTCCGTGGCTACGCCCAGCGCGACCCGCTGCAGGAATACAAGTCTGAAGCCTTCGAGCTCTTCCAGTCGCTGCTCAACAATCTGCGCCAGGCTGTGACCGCGCAGTTGATGCGCGTCGAGCTGGTGCAGCAGGCTCCGCCGCAGCCGGAACCGCCGCTCATGCAGGCGCATCACCTCGACCCGACGACGGGCGAGGACGAGTTCGCCAGCACGACTTACCAGGCAGAGGAAGTCATCGTGGCGCCGGAAAATCGCAATCCTGACGATCCCCAGACCTGGGGTAAGGTGGGCCGTAACGAAGCCTGCCCCTGCGGCTCGGGCAAGAAATACAAGCACTGCCACGGTGCTTTCGAACAGGTTTGA
- the mutT gene encoding 8-oxo-dGTP diphosphatase MutT, producing MSEAGRKLLLVAACALIDADGRILLAQRPEGKSLAGLWEFPGGKVEPGETPEETLVRELNEELGISTKVPCLAPLTFASHSYDTFHLLMPLYVCRRYEGIPHGREGQAIKWVRPQALRDYPMPPADEPLIPVLQDLL from the coding sequence ATGAGCGAAGCCGGAAGGAAATTGCTCCTGGTCGCAGCCTGTGCGCTGATCGATGCAGATGGGCGGATCCTTCTGGCGCAGCGGCCGGAGGGCAAGTCGCTTGCCGGCCTGTGGGAATTTCCAGGCGGCAAGGTCGAACCCGGCGAGACACCCGAGGAAACGCTGGTGCGCGAACTGAACGAAGAGCTCGGTATCTCGACGAAGGTACCATGTCTTGCGCCGCTGACCTTCGCAAGCCACAGCTACGATACGTTCCATCTGCTCATGCCGCTCTACGTCTGCCGCCGCTACGAGGGCATTCCGCATGGCCGTGAGGGCCAGGCAATCAAATGGGTGCGCCCGCAGGCACTGCGCGATTATCCGATGCCGCCGGCCGATGAACCGCTCATTCCGGTGTTGCAGGATTTACTTTAG
- a CDS encoding GNAT family N-acetyltransferase, with the protein MATTGADRSLMQASLQKQNLPLVRRLEAVGFRAWPAASVQYDGSWQVRLTAGHPSNRLNSIVPLDPSDHRDVEIRLEKASRKFEAYGRSAVLRETPLASPVLIDMIKEQGWKRFDETAVMVCDLSQADLPDTLDHLPTHDVGRFVDANLAVDQASPSMKPALAEIISAIKPPSGLFMIEDTIQGSLATVLCVQDNDLAGIMSLSVADSHRRKGLGIEILTSALRWARMRSARTAWLQVKLSNAPAIALYERLGFHDAYHYCYWRERCE; encoded by the coding sequence ATGGCGACTACCGGAGCTGATCGTTCGTTGATGCAGGCATCCCTTCAGAAGCAGAACCTGCCGCTGGTCCGGCGGCTGGAGGCCGTGGGCTTTCGCGCCTGGCCGGCCGCTTCCGTGCAATATGACGGAAGCTGGCAGGTTCGCCTAACCGCCGGCCATCCCTCCAACCGCCTGAACTCCATCGTGCCGCTCGATCCGTCCGACCATCGGGACGTCGAGATCAGGCTGGAGAAGGCTAGCCGTAAATTCGAGGCCTATGGCCGCTCCGCCGTGCTGCGCGAGACACCGCTTGCATCGCCTGTTCTGATCGACATGATCAAGGAACAGGGTTGGAAACGTTTCGATGAGACGGCTGTCATGGTCTGCGATCTCTCGCAGGCTGATCTGCCCGATACGCTCGATCACCTTCCAACACATGATGTTGGCCGGTTCGTCGATGCCAATCTCGCCGTCGACCAAGCATCACCTTCGATGAAGCCGGCGCTTGCCGAGATCATTTCTGCAATCAAGCCGCCGTCCGGTCTCTTCATGATCGAGGATACAATCCAAGGCTCGCTGGCAACGGTCCTCTGCGTGCAGGACAATGATCTTGCCGGCATTATGTCGCTGTCGGTCGCCGATAGCCATCGCCGCAAGGGGCTTGGTATCGAGATCCTGACGTCGGCTTTGCGCTGGGCGCGGATGCGCAGCGCTCGTACAGCCTGGCTGCAGGTGAAACTCTCCAATGCGCCGGCAATCGCGCTCTATGAGCGTCTCGGCTTCCATGATGCCTATCACTATTGCTATTGGCGGGAGCGTTGCGAATGA
- a CDS encoding peptidylprolyl isomerase, which produces MLSSKKLAALAFTALVAFQAPAFADDAVVAKVGNLEIHQSELDLAVANLDPQLAQLPDDQKKVAALSAAIDVKLLASDATAEKLDQTDDFKKRMQYLTDRELHNAYFKKHVVDTVTDADVKARYDKEVAALPKQEEVHARHILVKTEDEAKDVIKQLDAGKDFAELAKEKSTDPNKDDGGDLGYFTRGRMVKQFEDAAFSLEKGTYSKTPVKTDFGYHVIKVEDKRDSPPPPFEQVQDQVRQLVMRDKYLALLNDAKAKAKVEIMDETLRKGYENANKQPEPGAEPVPAPAPQQ; this is translated from the coding sequence ATGTTGAGCAGTAAAAAACTTGCCGCGCTGGCGTTTACCGCCCTCGTGGCGTTTCAGGCTCCCGCCTTTGCCGATGACGCTGTCGTCGCCAAGGTCGGCAATCTGGAAATCCATCAGTCGGAACTCGATCTGGCTGTCGCCAATCTCGACCCACAGCTCGCGCAGCTTCCCGATGACCAGAAGAAGGTCGCCGCACTTTCGGCCGCCATCGACGTGAAGCTTCTGGCTTCCGACGCGACCGCCGAGAAGCTCGACCAGACCGACGACTTCAAGAAGCGCATGCAGTACCTGACCGACCGCGAGCTTCACAACGCCTACTTCAAGAAACATGTCGTCGATACCGTGACCGATGCCGACGTCAAGGCGCGCTACGACAAGGAAGTTGCCGCCCTGCCGAAGCAGGAAGAGGTTCACGCCCGCCACATCCTCGTCAAGACCGAGGACGAGGCCAAGGACGTCATCAAGCAGCTCGACGCCGGCAAGGATTTTGCCGAGCTCGCCAAGGAAAAGTCCACCGATCCGAACAAGGATGACGGCGGCGACCTCGGCTACTTCACCCGCGGCCGCATGGTCAAGCAATTCGAGGATGCTGCTTTCTCTCTCGAAAAGGGCACCTATTCCAAGACACCTGTGAAGACCGACTTCGGTTATCATGTGATCAAGGTCGAGGATAAGCGCGACTCTCCGCCGCCGCCGTTCGAACAGGTACAGGACCAGGTTCGTCAACTCGTCATGCGCGACAAGTATCTTGCGCTTCTGAACGATGCGAAAGCCAAGGCCAAGGTTGAGATCATGGACGAAACGCTTCGCAAGGGTTACGAAAACGCGAACAAGCAGCCAGAGCCGGGCGCCGAGCCCGTGCCGGCACCGGCGCCGCAGCAGTAA
- a CDS encoding Flp family type IVb pilin, which yields MDLLKKFLTDRSGATAIEYGLIAALMAVALIGGLGVFTDGLRGVFNTVENNLTIN from the coding sequence ATGGATTTGCTGAAGAAATTTCTGACGGACAGAAGCGGTGCGACGGCGATCGAATATGGATTGATCGCAGCGCTGATGGCGGTTGCCCTTATTGGAGGCCTGGGTGTTTTCACCGATGGCCTGCGCGGCGTGTTCAATACCGTCGAGAATAACTTGACGATCAACTGA
- a CDS encoding lipopolysaccharide biosynthesis protein, producing MAVIETAEKMLPAGLRPIAGRARRMLAAVLTERGDKATAQRMALIAFSIRILSAALAFLSQIILARLMGEYEYGIFVFVWVLVVLCGDLSCLGFHTAIVRFLPQYRAAGAFAEIRGLTGIARIFAMVSGTTVLIAGMLGLHFFGDRIESYYLVPIFLGLMAMPMIALGDILEGTSRANHWPVMALSPVYIVRPILIILFMLAAIFFDAPHTAVTAMQAALAATFVTALGQYAATLYRMRKHYDAGPRKVDFVEWLGVAFPIFLIEGVSFLLTNSDVVVVGIFLEPHDVAIYFAAAKTMALVHFINFSVKAAAGPRFSSIIAEGNHADLAVAAIDAARWTFWPALGAGLVVLAAGHMLLSLFGGAFTAGYVLMAILLAGILAKALVGPAETLLMMAGKQNLCVALYAGALAANVGLNLLLIPHYGIVGTAIATASAMAVEAVLLHVFVRSALGFALFAFATPSIATPEMRAR from the coding sequence ATGGCGGTCATAGAAACAGCGGAAAAGATGCTGCCCGCGGGGCTGCGGCCGATCGCCGGCCGGGCGCGGCGCATGCTTGCCGCGGTTCTGACCGAACGGGGCGACAAGGCCACCGCCCAGCGTATGGCGCTGATCGCCTTTTCGATCCGCATCCTGAGTGCGGCCCTCGCCTTCCTGTCGCAGATCATACTTGCCCGGCTGATGGGCGAATATGAATACGGCATCTTCGTTTTCGTCTGGGTGCTGGTCGTTCTTTGCGGCGATCTTTCCTGCCTCGGTTTCCACACCGCGATTGTCCGCTTCCTGCCGCAATATCGCGCTGCCGGCGCCTTCGCCGAAATCCGCGGCCTGACGGGTATTGCGCGCATCTTTGCAATGGTCTCGGGCACGACGGTTCTCATCGCCGGCATGCTTGGCCTGCATTTCTTCGGCGACAGGATCGAGAGCTACTATCTGGTTCCGATCTTCCTCGGCCTCATGGCCATGCCGATGATCGCGCTCGGCGATATCCTCGAGGGCACGTCGCGGGCCAATCATTGGCCCGTCATGGCGCTGAGCCCGGTCTATATTGTCAGGCCGATCCTCATCATCCTCTTCATGCTGGCTGCGATTTTCTTCGACGCGCCGCATACGGCAGTCACGGCCATGCAGGCAGCGCTCGCGGCGACCTTCGTCACGGCACTCGGCCAATATGCCGCAACGCTCTATCGGATGCGCAAGCACTACGATGCCGGCCCGCGCAAGGTCGATTTCGTGGAATGGCTCGGTGTCGCATTTCCGATCTTCCTCATCGAAGGCGTGAGCTTCCTGCTGACCAATTCGGATGTCGTCGTCGTCGGCATCTTTCTGGAGCCGCACGACGTTGCGATCTATTTCGCAGCGGCCAAGACCATGGCGCTGGTACATTTCATCAATTTCTCGGTAAAGGCTGCCGCCGGCCCGCGCTTCTCCTCGATCATCGCCGAGGGCAACCACGCCGATCTTGCGGTAGCGGCTATCGATGCCGCGCGCTGGACTTTCTGGCCGGCGCTTGGCGCCGGTCTCGTGGTGCTGGCCGCCGGCCATATGCTCTTGTCACTCTTCGGCGGCGCCTTTACAGCCGGTTATGTGCTGATGGCGATCCTGCTGGCCGGTATCCTTGCCAAGGCGCTGGTCGGCCCCGCCGAGACGCTGCTGATGATGGCGGGCAAGCAGAACCTCTGTGTCGCCCTTTACGCCGGAGCACTCGCCGCCAATGTCGGCCTCAATCTCCTGCTGATCCCGCATTACGGCATTGTCGGCACGGCAATCGCCACGGCCTCCGCCATGGCCGTGGAAGCGGTCCTGCTGCATGTCTTTGTCCGTAGTGCGCTCGGCTTCGCACTTTTTGCCTTCGCAACCCCTTCCATCGCAACGCCAGAAATGAGAGCCCGATAG
- a CDS encoding class I SAM-dependent methyltransferase — protein MDIIFDKAQIAANRRRALANNDPKAGFLLDIAAEELADRLAVVERSFEHAVELHGTTGAAAHAAIATGKVGSLTRVESDIRYVAPGESFLEAPLEDVPLAPQSANLVIAPLNLHLTNDTPGVFIQIRRALKPDGLFLAAIPGAGTLQELREVLLATEIEMTGGASPRVIPFADVRDVGGLLQRAGFALPVIDAENYTVRYDSLFPLMRDLKAMGMTNPLSARSRKPLTRAFFLRAAEIYTERYSDSDGRIRATFSVIYVSGWAPHESQQQPLKPGSAKARLADALKVEEQKLKQ, from the coding sequence ATGGATATCATCTTCGACAAGGCGCAGATCGCCGCAAACCGTCGGCGCGCGCTCGCAAACAACGACCCGAAAGCAGGCTTCCTGCTCGATATCGCCGCCGAGGAACTGGCAGACCGCCTCGCCGTCGTGGAGCGCAGCTTCGAACATGCAGTAGAACTGCACGGCACGACGGGTGCGGCCGCCCATGCGGCGATCGCGACCGGCAAGGTCGGCAGCCTCACCCGCGTGGAAAGCGACATTCGCTATGTCGCGCCCGGTGAATCTTTTCTCGAAGCACCGCTCGAAGACGTGCCGCTCGCGCCCCAATCAGCCAATCTGGTGATTGCACCACTCAACCTGCACCTGACCAACGATACACCCGGTGTCTTCATCCAGATTCGCCGCGCGTTGAAACCGGACGGCTTGTTCCTGGCCGCCATTCCTGGCGCCGGCACGCTGCAGGAACTGCGCGAGGTGCTGCTCGCAACCGAAATCGAGATGACCGGTGGGGCAAGCCCGCGCGTCATCCCCTTCGCCGATGTGCGCGATGTCGGCGGTTTGCTGCAGCGAGCAGGCTTTGCGCTGCCCGTCATCGATGCGGAGAATTACACTGTCCGCTATGATTCACTGTTTCCGCTGATGCGTGACCTGAAAGCGATGGGCATGACGAATCCGCTGTCTGCTCGCAGCCGCAAGCCGTTGACGCGTGCCTTCTTCCTTCGCGCAGCGGAAATCTATACCGAGCGCTATTCAGACTCGGACGGCCGTATCCGCGCAACATTTTCAGTAATCTATGTGTCTGGATGGGCACCGCATGAAAGCCAGCAGCAGCCCCTGAAACCGGGATCGGCCAAGGCAAGGCTGGCTGACGCATTGAAGGTGGAAGAGCAGAAACTGAAGCAGTGA
- the grxC gene encoding glutaredoxin 3 yields the protein MVPVTIYTRQFCGYCARAKSLLEEKGVDYVEHDATFSPELRQEMLGKSNGRTTFPQIFVGSMHVGGCDDLYALDRAGKLDPLLAA from the coding sequence ATGGTACCCGTTACCATCTATACGCGCCAATTCTGTGGCTATTGTGCACGCGCCAAATCTCTTCTTGAAGAGAAGGGCGTCGACTATGTCGAACATGACGCGACCTTCTCGCCCGAGCTTCGCCAGGAAATGCTTGGCAAGTCGAACGGCCGCACGACCTTTCCGCAGATTTTCGTCGGCAGCATGCATGTCGGCGGTTGCGATGATCTCTACGCGCTCGATCGGGCAGGCAAGCTCGATCCGCTGCTGGCAGCCTGA